Below is a genomic region from Leptolyngbyaceae cyanobacterium.
ATATCCTTAAACAAAAATGGTAGGAGGATGGACACGGTTAATAAAGCAATTACTCCACCAAGGCTTAAGCGTATTAAGTAATCTGTAAAATTAATATTGATGGCATCCCCAACGATAAATGTAACGGGGTCTCCTACTAAGGTTAAGAGTCCTGTACTGTTAGCAACAAATACCATCAAAATTAGTAACGGTACAAAGTCTACTCCGATTTCCCCGGCAATAGGTGGAATTAAAGGTGCTAATAACATGATGGTAGTTGCATTAGGTAAAAAAGCACAAACTGGCGTAGTGAGAGCAACAATTACTAGCAGCAACCGATACCCTTTACCTTTAGTCCATAACACCATTTTAGTAGCTAAGTATTCAAATATATTGGTGGGTTCAAATGCCCGCACCAATACCATTACTCCAAAAAATAAAGCTAACGTGCTGTAGCTTTCGCCGATATAGGCAATTGCTTCGCTCAAACTCATTACATGGAAAAATACCAGTATTAATGCTCCTAAAAAAGCTGCAATGGTTAGATGTATCCATTCAGTCATAATTAGGAAAATTACCGTAATGAATGTTAATGTCGCGACGATGGCTTGCCAATTTTCCACAGATTCCCTCTCACTTAAATTCTTGTTGCATCCTACAGAAAAAAGCCACCCCCGTAAAGGTGGCTTTGTAATCGGAATCACACCTTTGGCGTAAATTTTTTTTAACACTTATCATCGCTCGGTAAACAGTTATTAGCGATTAAGAGTCCGCCCTAACGATGAGCGGATAACCGAGCGATTAAATCCTGTCCGCGAGGCAATTATTCACCTATAGAACCGGGAATACCCAACACCGGACAAGGAAAATCAGCGCCTAAATTTTGGACAATTGGATGCCGTTCTGATCGACAACCAACTATTAGCAAATCTGCTGTTTCCAATTCCACTACTTTTCGCAGTTCGACCGCTACTTTGCCGATTCGCAAATGAGCGATGAAAGAATCGCGCCATTCTTCTACCAAACAACGTGCTTGCCATAACACGTTTTCTGCTTCCAAGAGAGAATTATTGGTCGAACAAGGAGAATTGATGCTGCTAGTTTCTATTGTTGCTACTTGGCTGATAGTCGGTTTTGTTAAAACCGGGATAGCAGACTTTGATGTAGATGAAGCGATAAGTTCTGTTCGATTCTTCTCGATTGTATAGGAAACAAAATCATCGCCGCGATCGCAAATTTGGTTTTCATCTATGATGTAAACTAGTTTAACTATCACTTGCTTGCTAGTAGCTAAACGAGTTTGATGGGCGATTAGAAGACTAAGATCTAAAGCGGCGTGACTGTTGGGCGATCCCTTATAACCAACTATTAAAGTAAGCGGTTTGACAGATTCAGCTTCCTCAGCGCTCCAGTTTTTATTTCCTGGCAGTAATAACATCTCCTCACTTAATTCATCTCGACCGATCGTAGTTTGTAGCCGAGCTAAAATAGGTTTGATATTCATTCTGCTTTACCTCTCGTAAATGAACTGCTGAATCTACTCATCTTGAGTAAAATATCGATCGAGGAAATTCAAAGCGTGATTGCGTAATTCATAATATTCTCTCGTTTCTCTCATCGCGGCCCGATCGCGGGGATGTTCAAACGGCACCTTCAAAATCTCTCCTATTTTAGCAGCAGGGCCGTTTGTCATCAGCACGATTTTATCCGACATATAAATCGCTTCATCTACATCATGGGTAATCATCATTACTGCTTGTTTGTGACTTTCCCAAATATCGAGAACCTGTCGCTGCAACTTACTTTTGGTCAGCGCATCCAATGCACCAAAAGGTTCATCCATGAGTAACATTTTCGGACGAATTGCCAATGCTCTAGCGATGCCAACCCGCTGTTTCATGCCCCCAGAAATTTCATCGGGATATTTATCAGCCGCCGCATTTAAGTTTACCATTGCCAGGTGTTCGTTAACAATACTAATTTTTTCTGCACGGGTAGCATTTTTCAGTACTTCATCCACAGCAAGGCGAATATTTTCCCGCACCGTTAACCAAGGTAACAACCCGTAATGCTGGAAAACCATCATGCGATCGCTGCCCGGTTTGCGAATTTCTCGCCCTTCCAATCGCACCGATCCGGAAGTAGCTTTTTCCAATCCAGCCACAATTTTTAATACTGTTGATTTACCGCAGCCAGAGTGACCG
It encodes:
- a CDS encoding nitrate ABC transporter ATP-binding protein (This model describes the ATP binding subunits of ATP-binding cassette (ABC) transporters for nitrate transport, or for bicarbonate transport, in bacteria and archaea.), translating into MSHQTTYQNNTNERDIRQPAFLEIENLCKSYPTADGGEFVVLKGIDLTIGEDEFISVIGHSGCGKSTVLKIVAGLEKATSGSVRLEGREIRKPGSDRMMVFQHYGLLPWLTVRENIRLAVDEVLKNATRAEKISIVNEHLAMVNLNAAADKYPDEISGGMKQRVGIARALAIRPKMLLMDEPFGALDALTKSKLQRQVLDIWESHKQAVMMITHDVDEAIYMSDKIVLMTNGPAAKIGEILKVPFEHPRDRAAMRETREYYELRNHALNFLDRYFTQDE
- a CDS encoding universal stress protein is translated as MNIKPILARLQTTIGRDELSEEMLLLPGNKNWSAEEAESVKPLTLIVGYKGSPNSHAALDLSLLIAHQTRLATSKQVIVKLVYIIDENQICDRGDDFVSYTIEKNRTELIASSTSKSAIPVLTKPTISQVATIETSSINSPCSTNNSLLEAENVLWQARCLVEEWRDSFIAHLRIGKVAVELRKVVELETADLLIVGCRSERHPIVQNLGADFPCPVLGIPGSIGE